The window TGAACGGCGCCTCTTTGCGGGCGGTCGCCGACTGTGGCGGGATGACGCGGTCGTCTCCCTGCACCCTCATGCCTGTGCTCGTCACAGGCATCCAGTCACGGCGCGTCCGCGCCGTGACTCAGCCTCATGCATGCCGCGCAAGATCGATCTCCCCGCCGAACTCACGCCGACCCGACCAGCCGCGCGAGGCCGTGAACGAGATGGGCGAACCCTTCCCGCGCTCCCGGGCTCATATGCCGTGCCCGTAGCCATGCGTGGATCATCTGCGGCTCCTCGCGGAAGGTGACGTCGACGCCCGCCTCAATGAGCCGTGCCGCATATTGACGCGCATCGTCGCGCAAGGGGTCGAAATGCGCCGCGGAGATATAGGCAGGCGGCAGGCCCGCGAAATCGCCCGCCTTCAGGGGATGGGCGAAGAGCTCGTCCGGCGGCGCCTGGAGTATGCCGCGGTAATAGGCGACATCCGCCGTCGAAAGTCCCGGGGCTTCGGCCATCTCCACAAAGGAGCCGCTGGCGAGATCGCCGCCGAGGAGAGGATAGATCAACACTTGGCCGACAATGCCGGAAAGCCCTACCGCTTTCGCCTTGAGCGCGACGCCTGCCGCAAGATTGCCGCCGGCACTGTCGCCGGCGACGACAAGCGGCCGCCCCTCGGCGAGAAGGGCTTCGAGCACGGCGTAGCAATCCTCCAAGGCGGCCGGCCAGATATGCTCCGGCGCCAGCCGGTATTCGATCGCGACGAACTCCGCGCCGGTGCCATGCGCGAGCTCGGCGCAGATCGCATCGTGACTGTCGAGCGAACCGACGACGAAGCCGCCGCCATGAATATAGAAGACCTGCGTCTCGGTCGCGATTTGAGCCGGCCGATAGCGCCTCACGCGGATGCGCCCCGCCAGGAGTTCGTCCTGTCGCGTAAGCCCCGCGGGCGACGATGCGTCGAAGGCGGCGCAGAGCGCGTCGTACCATTGCCGCTGTTGCGCCACCGAGGCGTTCACGGCATCGGCGGGATAGAACGCTTCGCAACGTCCATGGAAGGCAACTATGCCGGCTTCTGTCGGCATAGGCTTTGGCAGTTTTGAATCCATCCGGCGCTCCCTCTCGAGCCAGCTTATCATCGGGGCCAGTTCCCGCACGACAAAATGCGGCAATGCCCGCCGCAGCCGATCGCAGGCGGAAAATACAGCGGCTTCTCCGTCGACCCGGGCGTCGGGGCCGAAGAGGCGGAGCGGACGCTCCGCGGCGGTCGACACCCTGGTAATGGCGAGCATCGCGGCGGTGCGCAGCGGACGCGTGCACGGCCTCTGGAACTTCTTCAACGCGATCCCGCTCAACATCGTCGCCGCAGAAGCCTTTGCCGTCTGGTTCCGCCCGGACATCTTCCCGACGTCGACCCGGCCGACACGCTTGCCGAAATCAACCGCCGCTTGCCGCCGTTCCCTTCGAGGCGAGCTACTGCGTCAGCCTGAAGCCGGCGGAATGACCCGCGGTTGCGGCCATCCGGTAATTGCCAGTTACGCGCCGCCCTGTATAAGAGTCTATCGGGAGGCTCTTCATGCTGTGGCTGATTGCGTTAGCGTCCGGTGTAGCCATCATATATTTCGCGGTCCGCTATGGCCGCTTTCGCAATTGGGTGGAGCCGGTCCTGTCGGTTGCCGTTGCCCTGGGGCTTGCCGCCGCCTTCCTGATATGGCTGAGCGAGGGTACGCCCGAGCGGGCTCCGGCTCCTCAACCGAGGACAAGCGCAGCCGGGATCACCGCGGACGACATTGCGCTCGAAGGCCTGAGTTTCGACGCCAGCGAGTCCGCGCGCAGCTACCGTGTCCGCGGCACCATCGAGAACGCTTCCGAGTTCACCCTGGAATATTTCCGGCTGACCGTGACGCTGGAAGACTGCCCCGATGACACATGCCGTCGCATCGGCGACGACACGGCGCTGATCCTCGTTCGCGTCCCGGGCGGCCAGAGCCGCCCCTTCGAGACCTTCCTTACCTTCCCGTTCAGGGCCGATGAAGCGCCGGTTGCGCCGAAATGGAGCTATCAGGTGAGCCAGGTCCGGGGCGCGGCAGCGCGGTGATCGATTGGAAGATCAGTCTCGTCCGCGTTTTGCCCATCCGCCTGCCGGCACCTCTCCCCGCGAGCGGCGCGAAGGGACAAGCGGCGCGCTCCCCCTCTCCCCGCCTGCGGGTGCCTGCGGGGAGAGGGCTAGGCCGTGGGGCAAATCACTATTGCGGCTCCCCTCAGCAGTAAATCCTGAACCTCTCCCGGATTGCTCGGTCGACCTCCGGCACGATCAACGAGGGGGCGGCATCCGCGAGGATGCGGTTCTTCCGCTCGATCGCCCGCTTGACGAGATCCGGCCGGCCGATCTCGGCCCATTCCTTCGGGCTCGTGCGGTCGGCAACGGTCGGGTAGATATATTCCGTCTGCATGAGCCCGAGCGTCTGCGGATGGCCGAGATAGTGGCCGGGGCCGTCGAGGCACACGGAGCGCATCGTCTCGATCGACACGGAATCCTCCGACACGTCGATGCCGCGGATGCATCGTTGTACCTGGCCGAGCAAATCGTCGCCGAGTACCAGCGATTCCAGGCAGAAGCCGAGCAGCGAGGCGTGCATGCCGACAGCCTCATAGACCATATTCAGACCGGAAAGCCCGGCCATCAGGTTGGAGATCGCCTGCTCCCAGCCGGCCTGCATGTCGGGCAGCTTCGCATCGGCGATACCCGCCGCGGCCCCGCCCGGCAGGCGGTAGAACTGGTGCATCTGCGCGCAGCCCGCCGTCAGCAGCGCCTGCTCGCCGGAGCCCCCGGACATGGCGCCGCTCCTCAAGTCGGAGACGAAGGGCCACGTCCCGAAGATGGCGGGATGCCCGGGTGAAAGCGCGTTGACATAGACGACCCCCGCCAGGCATTCCGCAACCGCCTGCACGACCGCGGTCGCAAGCGGTGCGGGTGCGGTCGCACCCGCCTGACCGGCGGACAACAGGAGAACGGGCATGCCGCCGCGGATGCACTTCTCCATGGTGATGCAGCTTTCTTCCGCAAACTTCATCGGCGGCACGACGAAGCAGTTGGAATTGGAGACGAAGGGCCGTGCACGCCATTTCTCCTCGCCGCCTGCGATCATATGGATCAGATCGAAGCATCCCTCGACATGCGACGGGTCGGAGAAGCTGGTGCCGACATGCTTGGTGGTGCCGGCGCAGCAGGCGTAAAGCGTGTTGATGTCCATCAGGAAATTGTCTGGAACATCCCGGCAGACCATCGCCCGCTGGAAGAAATGGACATTGTCCAGGTGGTGGACGAGCTGGGCGGCGTTCAGGAGATCCTTCGCCGTGGATTCGCGATAGTCCCGCTTTTCGACATCCACAACATGCACGGCCGCGCCCGCCGTGCCGTAATAGACGCGCGTGCCGGTGAGTTCGAGGTCCTGCCTCGGGTCCCGGGCATGAAGCGTGATGTCGCGCGCGGCGATCGCTAGCATGTCCTCGACCAGTGCCCGCGGAAAACGGATGCGTCCGTCATCGCCCAGGATCGCACCGGCGCCGGTCATGATCTCGATCCCGGATTTCGGCGCATTGGCAAGGCCGATCTCTTCCAGTGCCTTGAGCGCCGCCTCATGGATGCGTTTGACGCCCGCCTCCGTCAACGGCTTGTATTGGCCGCCCGAAAGACCGGGGCGAACCGGACGGATGTTCTCGGCCAAGGGGGCCGAGCGCAACGCGACACGCGCCGCCCGTCCGCCGGACCGTCTCGAAACCGCAACTGTGCATTCCTCAGCCATCATTCATCTCCCATGGCGCCGTCGTCTTGCCCCTCGCCCTGCCCCTCTCCCCGCAGGCGGGGAGAGGGGAGGTCTTGCGGATCGCGCGTCATCTTCCAAAGTGAGCGCCGGCTCGCGGCCGCAGCCGGGAGGGCACAAGCCGCGCCGCGAGTCCCCTTCTCCCCGTCAGAACGGGGAGAAGGTGCCGGCAGGCGGATGAGGGGCAGTCACCCCCCACCCATCGTCTCACGCTTACGCCCGCACCCGCTCCGCCCGTGGGTCGTAGATCGGCTTCAGCGACGCCTCGGCTTTGATCCGCGTTCCGGCAATCTCGATTTCGTAGCCCGATGCCAGCATCTCCGCCTCGCTCTCGCCCCTGCAGGGCACGTAACCGAGCCCGATCGCACCGCCGAGGTGGTGGCCGTAATTGCCGGACGTGATGGTGCCGACGATCTCGCCGTCGCGGATAATCGCCTCATTGTGGAAGAGCAGCGGCTCTGGATCGGCAAGCCGGAACTGCACGAGCCGGCGCGACAGGCCTTCCGCTCGCCTGGCAAGCACCGCATCGCGGCCGATGAAGTCGCCCTTGTCCGGCCTCACGGCGAAACCGAGCCCGGCCTCGAGCACGTGGTCCTCATCGGTGATGTCATGGCCAAAATGGCGGAACGCCTTCTCGATGCGGCAACTGTCGAGCGTATGAAGGCCGCAGAGTTTCAGACCGACATCCCGCCCGGCCTCCTCCAGCGTCTCGAAGACATGCGCCGCCTGGTCGGTCGAGACATAGAGCTCCCAGCCGAGCTCGCCGACATAGGTGACGCGGTGGGCGCGGGCGAGCCCCATTCCGATCTCGACCTCGCGCGCCGTGCCGAAGGGATGGGCGTCATTGGAGAAATCGTTGGGGCTGACCTTCCGCATCAGTTCGCGCGATCTCGGCCCCATGACGCAGAGCACGCTTTCGGCGGCCGTCACATCCGTGATCACCACGAACGCGTCGCCGAGATGCTTGCGCAGCCAGGCGAGGTCACGTTGCAGCGTGGCACCCGGAACGACGAGCAGGAAAGCGGTTTCCGCAAGCCGCGTGACCGTCAGGTCGCTCTCGATTCCGCCGCGGGCGTTCAGCATCTGGGTGTAGACGATACGGCCCGGCTCGACGTCGATCCGATTGGCGCAAACACGCTCGAGGAGGGAGAGCGCATCACGACCTTCGACGCGGATCTTGCCGAAAGAGGTCATGTCGAAAAGGCCGACGCCGTTTCGCACGGCCAGATGCTCCTCCCGCTGGTTCTCGAACCAGTTCTGCCGCCTCCAGGAATAGCGGTAGGCGCGCTCCTGCCCGTCTTTCGCAAACCAGTTGGCGCGCTCCCATCCGGCCACCTCGCCGAAAACGGCGCCGCGCGCCTTCAGATGCTCGTGCAGTGGCGAGCGGCGGACGCCCCGGGCCGTCGCCATCTGGCGATAGGGAAAATGATCGGCATAGAGCAGGCCGAGGGTCTCGGAGACGCGCTCCCTGAGATAGGCGCGGTTCTTCTGGAACGGCTGCGCGCGGCGGATATCGACCTCCCACAGATCGAAGGGCGGCTCGCCGTCGTTCATCCATTGCGCCAGCGCCATGCCGGCGCCGCCGGACGAAACGATGCCGATGGAATTATAGCCGGCGGCAATCCAGTAGCCCTTAAGTTCGGGTGCCTCGCCAAGATAGTATCGATCGTCCGGCGTGAAGCTTTCCGGCCCGTTGAAGAAAGTATGGATGCCGGCCGTTTCCAGCATCGGCATGCGGTTCACCGCCATTTCGAGGATGGGAGCGAAATGATCGAAGTCCTCCGGCAGCTGATCGAAGCAGAAGTCCTCGCGGATGCCTTCCATGCCCCAGGGCTTCGCCTTCAGCTCGAAGGCGCCGACGAGCATCTTGCCGGCGTCTTCCTTGTAATAAGTGCACTCGTCCGGCACGCGCAGCACCGGCAGCCGGCCCAAGCCCGGGATCGCCTCGGTGACGATATAGAAGTGCTCGCAGGCATGCAGCGGCAGCGTGACGCCGGACTGGCGGGCAAGTTCGCTCCCCCACATGCCGGCGCAATTGACGACGTCTTCCGTCTCGATCGTGATGCGCTCGCCGTTCTGCTCGCAGGTGACGCCGGTGACCCGGCCGTCCCTCTTCAGGACCGACGTGACCTTGACCCCCTCGATGATCGTGGCTCCGTTCTGCCGCGCGCCCCTGGCGAGTGCCATGGCGATATTGGCGGGGTCGCACTGGCCGTCGAGCGGCAGATGCACCGCCGCCTTCACGTCGGCGACATTGAGATGCGGATAGAGTTCCTTCACCTCGCCCTGGCTGATCTCGCGCACATCCACGTCGAAGGCGCGGGCGAGCGAAGCCTGCCGGTAGATCTCCTCCTTGCGCTCCTCCGTCAGCGCCACGGTGATCGAGCCGTTCTGGCGCATGCCCGTGGCAATACCGGCTTCCGCCTCGAGCTTCACATAGAGGTCGGCCGAATATTTCGCGAGCCGCGTCATGTTCTGCGAGGCGCGCAGCTGCCCGATCAGTCCGGCCGCGTGCCAGGTGGTGCCTGAGGTCAAGTGCTTGCGTTCGAGCAGCACGACGTCGCTCCAGCCGAGCTTCGCCAGATGATAGGCGACCGAGCAGCCGGAAACGCCGCCGCCGATGATCACCACGCGTGCCTTCGTCGGGATCGCCTTCGTCATGCCTTCAGTCTTTCGTTCGAGGGATCCCAGAGCGGCTGGTCCGGCTGGACGGTGGCCTTGCAGCGGTCGCCGAAAATCTCGACCTCGACCTCCTGTCCAGGAACGGCGAGATCGGCGCGCAGCATGCCAAGCGCGATCGACTTGCCGACGCGGTAGCCCCAGTTTCCGGAGGTCGTCTCGCCGACGACCTCGCCGCCGGACCAGATCGTCGACATGTAGGGCGCGTCGCACTTGCCGACCTCGACCGTCAGCGTCACGAAGCGTTTCGCGGCGCCCTGCTGCTTTTCCCGCTCCAGCGCCGCCCTGCCCTTGAAGTCCGGCTTCGACCAGTCGACGAAGCGCTCGAGCCCACCCTGAAGGATCGTGTAATCGGTCGAGAGATCGCCCTTCCAGGCGCGATAGCCCTTCTCGATGCGAAGGCTGTCGAGCGCCTCCATGCCGAAGGGCTTGAGCCCGTGCTTCTGCCCGGCCTCCCAGACCGTGTCGAAAATTGCCGCGGTGTCTTCCACCTTGGTGTGGATTTCCCAGCCGAGTTCACCGGCAAAGGAGACCCGCACGAGCTGGCAATAGCGCCCGGCGATCTGCGTGGTCTGATGCGTCAGCCACGGCATCGAGAGATCAGCGCCGGAGACCGCCGCAAGGATTGCGCGAGACTTCGGCCCGGTCAGGATCTGGCAGGCGAATTTCGCCGTCACGTCCTCGATCGTGAAGGCGGCATCGGCGGGGCGGTGCTTCTGCAGCCATTCGAGGTCGTGCCACTCTGCCGTCGCCGCGGTGATCAGGAAGAAAAACTCCTCCTCAATCGCCATCACAGACATTTCCGTGACGATGCGGCCCTTGTCGTCGGCGAAATAGGCAAGACCGATACGTCCCGGTTTCGGAACACGCCCGGTAACGAGGCCGGAGAGCCATTCGCGCGCGCCCTCGCCCTTCAGCCGAAAGCGCGAAAACCCCGGCAGGTCGAGAATGCCGGCCGCATCGCGCACGGCCAGGCACTCCTTCTCGATCCGCTTCGCCCAGGGTCCTTCACGCCCCCAGGTCTGCGTGGCCGCCTCGGACGTGTCGTCGCCGGGCTTCGCATACCACATGGCGCGTTCCCAGCCATTATAGGGCTTGAACTGCGCTCCGAGCGCGGCGATGCGCTGGTGGATCGGCGAGAGCTTCTTGTCGCGCCCGGCCGGCCAGTAATGTTTCGGAAAGTGCATCGCATATTCATGGCCGTAGATTTCCATGCCCTTGGCGATGCAATAGTCCTGGTCCGCATAGTCGGTGTAGCGGCGCGGATCGCAGGACCACATGTCCCATTCCGTCTGGCCTTCCGTCACCCATTCGGCAAGCACCTTGCCGGCCCCGCCCGCCTGGCAGATGCCGAAGGTGAAGACGCAGGCCTCGAAGGCATTCGGAACGCCCGGCATCGGCCCGATCAGCGGATTGCCGTCCGGCGCATAGGGGATCGGTCCGTTGATGATGCGCGAAAGGCCGGCCGTGCCGAGGATCGGCACCCGCTCGACAGCGTCGTTCAGGTACCATTCCAGCCTGTCGAGATCGTCCGGGAAAAGTTGGAAGGAGAAATCCTCCGGCATCGGATCGTCCGGCGTCGTCCAGTGCGCCCGGCAATTCCGCTCGTAGGGGCCGAGATTCATGCCGTACTTCTCCTGCCGGAGATAATAGGAGGAGTCGACGTCCCTGAGCAGCGGCAGCTTGTGACCGGCTTCCTTCGACCAGGCGGCGAGCTCGGGGATCTCGTCGAAGAGAATATATTGATGGCTCATCACCATCATCGGCACGTCGCGGCCGAACATCTTTCCGACCTCGCGGGCATAATAGCCCGCGGCATTGACGACATATTCGCACCGGATTTCGCCTTGAGGCGTCGTCAGTACCCATTCGTCCTTTTCGCGCCGCGCAGCCGTCACGGGGCAGAAGCGGACGACCTTCGCTCCGAGATCGCGCGCGCCCTTGGCAAGCGCCTGGGTCAGTTGCGCCGGATCGATATCGCCGTCATAGGGGTCGTAGAGCGCGCCGGTCAGATCATGCGTTTCGAGGAAGGGGTAGCGACTGCGCATCTCATCCGGAGCCAGGATATCGAGATCCATTCCCTGGTAGCGCCCCATGCCGACGACGCGCTTGAACTCCTGCAGCCGCTCCGTCGAATGGCCGAGGCGGATCGACCCCGTGACGTGGTAGTTCATCGGGTAGTCGACGCGTGCCCCGAGCTCGCGATAAAGCGAAGCGGAATAGCGCTGCATATTCATGATCGACCAGGAGGAGGAGAAGGTCGGTACATTGCCGGCCGCATGCCAGGTCGAGCCGGCGGTGAGCTCGTTCTTCTCCAGGAGAACGCAATCGGTCCAGCCGGCCCTGGCGAGGTGGTAGAGCGAGGAGGCCCCGACGGCTCCCCCACCAATTATCACGACGCGTGCGTGAGACGGCAAATTCGACATGCACTGCTCCCTCTTTTGCCGCGATATTTGACGAGGAGCGACGCGCCATCAAGCGAATGATCGAGGCTTTATTGATCGACAATTTCGATTAGATTGCATCGTGGTGATCGAGAGAGCGTCGCAAAAATGCAAGTTGATCTAATTGAGACATTTCTGGACCTGATGGAAACGCGCAGCTTCAACCGCACGGCCGAACGGTTGAATGTGACGCAGTCCACC is drawn from Sinorhizobium sojae CCBAU 05684 and contains these coding sequences:
- a CDS encoding alpha/beta hydrolase, translated to MDSKLPKPMPTEAGIVAFHGRCEAFYPADAVNASVAQQRQWYDALCAAFDASSPAGLTRQDELLAGRIRVRRYRPAQIATETQVFYIHGGGFVVGSLDSHDAICAELAHGTGAEFVAIEYRLAPEHIWPAALEDCYAVLEALLAEGRPLVVAGDSAGGNLAAGVALKAKAVGLSGIVGQVLIYPLLGGDLASGSFVEMAEAPGLSTADVAYYRGILQAPPDELFAHPLKAGDFAGLPPAYISAAHFDPLRDDARQYAARLIEAGVDVTFREEPQMIHAWLRARHMSPGAREGFAHLVHGLARLVGSA
- a CDS encoding trimethylamine methyltransferase family protein, which codes for MAEECTVAVSRRSGGRAARVALRSAPLAENIRPVRPGLSGGQYKPLTEAGVKRIHEAALKALEEIGLANAPKSGIEIMTGAGAILGDDGRIRFPRALVEDMLAIAARDITLHARDPRQDLELTGTRVYYGTAGAAVHVVDVEKRDYRESTAKDLLNAAQLVHHLDNVHFFQRAMVCRDVPDNFLMDINTLYACCAGTTKHVGTSFSDPSHVEGCFDLIHMIAGGEEKWRARPFVSNSNCFVVPPMKFAEESCITMEKCIRGGMPVLLLSAGQAGATAPAPLATAVVQAVAECLAGVVYVNALSPGHPAIFGTWPFVSDLRSGAMSGGSGEQALLTAGCAQMHQFYRLPGGAAAGIADAKLPDMQAGWEQAISNLMAGLSGLNMVYEAVGMHASLLGFCLESLVLGDDLLGQVQRCIRGIDVSEDSVSIETMRSVCLDGPGHYLGHPQTLGLMQTEYIYPTVADRTSPKEWAEIGRPDLVKRAIERKNRILADAAPSLIVPEVDRAIRERFRIYC
- a CDS encoding GcvT family protein, with protein sequence MTKAIPTKARVVIIGGGVSGCSVAYHLAKLGWSDVVLLERKHLTSGTTWHAAGLIGQLRASQNMTRLAKYSADLYVKLEAEAGIATGMRQNGSITVALTEERKEEIYRQASLARAFDVDVREISQGEVKELYPHLNVADVKAAVHLPLDGQCDPANIAMALARGARQNGATIIEGVKVTSVLKRDGRVTGVTCEQNGERITIETEDVVNCAGMWGSELARQSGVTLPLHACEHFYIVTEAIPGLGRLPVLRVPDECTYYKEDAGKMLVGAFELKAKPWGMEGIREDFCFDQLPEDFDHFAPILEMAVNRMPMLETAGIHTFFNGPESFTPDDRYYLGEAPELKGYWIAAGYNSIGIVSSGGAGMALAQWMNDGEPPFDLWEVDIRRAQPFQKNRAYLRERVSETLGLLYADHFPYRQMATARGVRRSPLHEHLKARGAVFGEVAGWERANWFAKDGQERAYRYSWRRQNWFENQREEHLAVRNGVGLFDMTSFGKIRVEGRDALSLLERVCANRIDVEPGRIVYTQMLNARGGIESDLTVTRLAETAFLLVVPGATLQRDLAWLRKHLGDAFVVITDVTAAESVLCVMGPRSRELMRKVSPNDFSNDAHPFGTAREVEIGMGLARAHRVTYVGELGWELYVSTDQAAHVFETLEEAGRDVGLKLCGLHTLDSCRIEKAFRHFGHDITDEDHVLEAGLGFAVRPDKGDFIGRDAVLARRAEGLSRRLVQFRLADPEPLLFHNEAIIRDGEIVGTITSGNYGHHLGGAIGLGYVPCRGESEAEMLASGYEIEIAGTRIKAEASLKPIYDPRAERVRA
- a CDS encoding GcvT family protein codes for the protein MSNLPSHARVVIIGGGAVGASSLYHLARAGWTDCVLLEKNELTAGSTWHAAGNVPTFSSSWSIMNMQRYSASLYRELGARVDYPMNYHVTGSIRLGHSTERLQEFKRVVGMGRYQGMDLDILAPDEMRSRYPFLETHDLTGALYDPYDGDIDPAQLTQALAKGARDLGAKVVRFCPVTAARREKDEWVLTTPQGEIRCEYVVNAAGYYAREVGKMFGRDVPMMVMSHQYILFDEIPELAAWSKEAGHKLPLLRDVDSSYYLRQEKYGMNLGPYERNCRAHWTTPDDPMPEDFSFQLFPDDLDRLEWYLNDAVERVPILGTAGLSRIINGPIPYAPDGNPLIGPMPGVPNAFEACVFTFGICQAGGAGKVLAEWVTEGQTEWDMWSCDPRRYTDYADQDYCIAKGMEIYGHEYAMHFPKHYWPAGRDKKLSPIHQRIAALGAQFKPYNGWERAMWYAKPGDDTSEAATQTWGREGPWAKRIEKECLAVRDAAGILDLPGFSRFRLKGEGAREWLSGLVTGRVPKPGRIGLAYFADDKGRIVTEMSVMAIEEEFFFLITAATAEWHDLEWLQKHRPADAAFTIEDVTAKFACQILTGPKSRAILAAVSGADLSMPWLTHQTTQIAGRYCQLVRVSFAGELGWEIHTKVEDTAAIFDTVWEAGQKHGLKPFGMEALDSLRIEKGYRAWKGDLSTDYTILQGGLERFVDWSKPDFKGRAALEREKQQGAAKRFVTLTVEVGKCDAPYMSTIWSGGEVVGETTSGNWGYRVGKSIALGMLRADLAVPGQEVEVEIFGDRCKATVQPDQPLWDPSNERLKA